The following proteins come from a genomic window of Candidatus Eisenbacteria bacterium:
- a CDS encoding DUF2182 domain-containing protein, with translation MASARASRQAFLGVSALLFAASAAGTIVWCASMSVVGEMPMPGGWTMSMAWMRMPGQTWPVAAASFLGMWIVMMVAMMLPSLVPMLQRYRHAVGSTGETRLGLLTVLAGVGYFFVWTVFGMAAFPLGVALAAVEMQQPALARAVPIAVGVVVLIAGSLQLTAWKARHLACCRELPGRGRTLPADAGTAWRHGLRLGLHCTQCCAGLIVILLVIGVMDLRAMALVAAAITVERLAPAGVRVARATGAVVVGAGLFLIARAAGLG, from the coding sequence ATGGCTTCCGCGCGAGCTTCCCGACAAGCTTTTTTGGGCGTCTCAGCACTGCTCTTCGCTGCCAGCGCGGCGGGAACGATCGTCTGGTGCGCGTCCATGTCGGTGGTGGGCGAGATGCCGATGCCCGGCGGCTGGACGATGTCGATGGCGTGGATGCGGATGCCCGGGCAGACGTGGCCCGTCGCCGCGGCGTCGTTCCTTGGCATGTGGATCGTGATGATGGTGGCGATGATGCTGCCGTCCTTGGTCCCCATGCTGCAGCGCTACCGCCACGCCGTCGGCAGCACAGGCGAGACGCGGCTGGGTCTGCTGACTGTCCTCGCGGGCGTGGGGTACTTCTTCGTCTGGACCGTGTTCGGAATGGCCGCCTTTCCGCTGGGCGTCGCGCTGGCGGCGGTCGAGATGCAGCAGCCGGCGCTGGCGCGGGCCGTACCGATCGCGGTCGGTGTGGTTGTCCTGATCGCCGGCTCCCTCCAGCTCACCGCGTGGAAGGCGCGTCACCTTGCCTGCTGCCGGGAGCTACCCGGGCGCGGCCGTACGCTGCCGGCCGACGCCGGCACGGCCTGGCGACACGGCCTGCGCCTCGGCCTCCACTGCACCCAATGCTGTGCCGGTCTGATCGTGATCCTCCTGGTCATCGGGGTCATGGACCTTCGCGCGATGGCTTTGGTCGCGGCAGCCATCACCGTCGAACGTCTCGCGCCGGCCGGTGTGCGCGTCGCGCGAGCCACCGGGGCCGTGGTTGTCGGGGCAGGGTTGTTTCTGATCGCGCGAGCGGCCGGGCTCGGATGA